The nucleotide sequence GGGGCATGATCAACAACATCCTGCAGACGGACATGCGCGAGAGCTCCGACCTCTTCAACCCCAAGCTGCTGCTGGAGTTGCTGATCGTGGCCATCCTGCCAGCCATCTGGCTGTGGAAAACGCCGATTCGTGGCGCAGGCAAGGTCTGGCGCAATGTGCTGCGCACCGTGATGCTGATGGTGGGTGCCGCGGCACTGGTGGGTGGCTCCATCGCCGTCTCATACAAAGACCTGGCCCCCGTGGTGCGCAACAACCTCTGGCTGCGCTTCATGATCAACCCGGTCAACCCCGTGCTGTCCAGCGCTGGCGTCTTCCTCGCGCCCATTCTTCAAAAGCCTCGCCCCTTTGTCAGCACGATAGAGGGAGCGGCCCTGGGCAAAAGCTATGAAGCTGCGCAAAAGCCACCGCTGCTGATCCTGGTCGTGGGCGAAACTGCCCGCGCCAAGAATTTCAGCCTCAACGGCTATGCCCGCGACACCAACCCTGAGCTTTCCAGGCAAGACGTGCTGAGCTGGCGCAACGCCACCTCCTGCGGCACCAGCACCCGCGAATCCGTGCCCTGCATGTTCTCCAGCCTGGGCCGCGAGGGCTTCTACAACTCCAAGGCCGAGCACAGCAATCTGCTGGATGTGCTGCAGGCCGCAGGCCTTGCCGTGCTGTGGGTGGACAACCAGGCAGGCTGCAAGGGCGTGTGCAAGCGCATTCCCATGGCCGATACAGCCGACAGGGTGAACACCCCTGAAGGCAAGGCCTTGTGCGCTGCTGATGGCGAATGTCTGGACGGCATGCTGCTGGTCGGTCTTGAAGAACGCATCACCCAGCTGGACCCCGCACGCCGCGCCAAGGGCGTGGTGCTCGCCATGCACCAGATGGGCAGCCATGGCCCGGCCTACTACAAGCGCTCCACGCCCGACCTCAAGGCCTTCAAGCCCGAGTGCGAGACCAATGCCCTGTCCAGCTGCCCGCAGGAGAACGTGGTCAACGTCTATGACAACTCGATTCGCTATACCGACCATTTCCTGGCCCAGACGATCAGCTGGCTCAAGACCCAGCAAGACCAGTTTGAAACCGGCATGTTCTACATGTCCGACCATGGCGAATCGCTGGGCGAGATGGGCGTCTATCTGCACGGCATGCCCTACTCCATGGCTCCCGCAGATCAAAAACATGTGCCCATGATTCTGTGGCCCGGCACACTGGGCGCGCGCACCCATGTGGATGCCAGCTGCCTCCGCAAAGAGCTGGACAAGCCTGTCTCGCACGACAACCTCTATCACACCATTCTGGGTCTGGTGGATGTCAGCACCCCCACTTACAAGCCTGCACTGGATGCGCTGAAAGGCTGCCGCGGCGCGGGCTGAGTGTTCACTGAATGACAAAGCAAACGGCCTGCCGGGTTTCAAAGCCCGGCAGGCCGTTTTCACTGATGGAATAAGCGCAGTCAGCTATCAAATTGATTGCATCACTCGCCTTGCGACCCGCGATGCGCCCAGCCCGTGGTGTGCTTTTCCACCAGGTTGAACAGCTCATACATCACCATGGCCATGGCGCCCACCACAATCAGCCCGGCAAAGGCCAGCCCCATCTGCATGGATGAACCGGCAGAGACCAGCAGATAGCCAATGCCCTCGTTGGCCGCCGTCATCTCGCTGACCGTGGTGCCCACGAAAGCCAGCGTAATCGCCACTTTCAGCGAGCCATAGAAATACGGCAATGAGCGCGGCAGGCCCACCTTCATCAGCACATCCCAGCGCTTGGCGCCCAGCACGCGCAGCACGTCTTCCAGTTCAGGCTCCAGCGTGGCCAGCCCCGTGGCGATGTTCACCATGATGGGGAAAAAGCTGATGAGAAAGGCCGTGAGAATGGCCGGGCCCGCGCCAATGCCGAACCAGACCACCAGAATCGGCACAAACGCCGCCTTGGGCAGGGCATTGAAAGCCGTCATCAGCGGGTAGAACGCCGCATAGGCCAGCCGCGAGGAGCCAATCAGAAAACCGAGCAGCACGCCCACCACAATCGCCAGGCCAAAGCCCGCCATGGTCACCCAGTAAGTGCGCCAGGCATGCAGGGCAATCGTGCCTGCAAACTCATAGAGCTGGTGGCCTATGGCTCTGGGGCTGGGGAAGATGAATTCCGAAACGTCGAACGCCGAACAGATGACCTGCCAGAGCACGATCGTCAGCAGCAGCAATAACCAGGGCGCCCAGCGCTCTGCAGTTTTTTGATGTTTCATGGTGCGCCTTATTGAGGGATTGCAGCAGCATCAGCGCCGCTTTTACGCAGTGCACCGATATGGCCACGCAGTTCATAGACGATGTCTGAGAACTCTGGCGTGTAAGTCACTTCCAGATCACGCGGGCGCGGCAGGTCGATGTCGCGGCGCACGACAAAGCGCCCCGGGCTTTTGCTCATCACATAAACGGTATCGGCCAGAAAAACGCTCTCGCGCAGGTCGTGCGTGACCAGAATCACATTGAATTTCTGCTCGGCCTGCAGGTCACGCAGAATGCACCACAGCTCCTCACGGGTGAAGGCATCCAGCGCGCCGAAGGGCTCGTCCAGCAGCAGCATTTGCGGCTCGTGAATCAGGGCGCGGCAGATGCTGGCGCGCTGCTGCATGCCGCCAGACAGCTGCCAGGGAAATTTGCGTTCGTACCCCGCCAGCCCCACCTTGCCCAGCAGTTCAATGGCACGCGCCTCGTATTCCTTGCGCTTTTGCTTGAACTGCGAGCGGTGCGGCTCCACGATCTCCAGCGGCAGCAGCACATTGTCCAGCGTGGTGCGCCAGGGCAGCAGCGACGATGACTGAAACGCCATGCCCGAGATCTTGAGCGGCCCCGTCACGCGCTCACCATCCACCGTGATGCGGCCCATGGACGGCATCTTCAGCCCCGTGGTGAGCTTCATGAAGGTGGACTTGCCGCAGCCCGACGGGCCGACGATGGCGATGAACTCGCCACGCTGCACCGTCAGGTCAATCGCCTCCACCGCAAAGTGGTTGGCTTGCAGCAGCTCTTCGTTGTACGCCAGCCAGACGTCTTTGAATTCGACAAAGGGTCGGGCGGATTCTGTATCTGATGATTTCATAAAAGCAGGCTGCAGCGCCTGTTAATCAAGCGCTTTCAGCTATCAATCAATGAGCATTTACTTCTTGGGAAGCACATCAAGTTCGGCGGCCGGTGGCAGGAATTTGCCGCTCCAGACTCCCTCAGGATTCACGCGCGTCTTGGTTGCATAGACATCGGAGACCTGAGAGGCCATCAGCGCCATGCGTGTGGGGCTGACCTGACCAAAGCCTTCGGCACGCGCATCGGCGGTGTTGATGACCGTGTCGATCGCCAGCTGCAGGCGGCGCGTTTCCAGAGCGGTGTTGACGATGCCATCGCGCTCCTTCACATGGGCAATGGCGGCACCGGGGTTGGCCATAACTTCTTTGGCCCCCTTGGTGAAGGCCTTGAGGAAGGCGCGCACGGCATCGGGGTTCTCGCGCACCAGCTTGGCGCTGGCAATGATGGCGTTGCCATATAGCTTGACGCCGTTGTCGGCAAACGGCATGACTGCCACATCCGCCGCCTTCACGCCACGGGCCTCCAGGTTCAGCAGCGAGGTGAAGGTGAAGCCCGTGATGGCATCGACATCGCCACGCACCAGCATGGTCTCGCGCAGCGGCGGGTCCATGGTGGTCCATTGCACATCGCCCACCTTGTTGGCCTTGGCAAACAGCGGAAAACCGCGACGGCCCGCATCAAACACGGGCGCACCCAGCTTTTTCCCCGTCAGATCGGCAGGCTTGGCAATGCCGCTTTTCTTGAGCGACATGACTGAAGCTGGCGTGTTGTTGTAGACCATCATCACGGCCACGGGCTTGTCTTTGACATCGGGGTTGTTGGCGTGGAACTCCATGAGCGCCGCCAGATCGGCAAAGCCCATGTCGTAAGAGCCAGAAGCAACGCGCTGAATCGCGCCGCCGGAGCCACTGCCAGCGTCCACGCTCACATTCAGACCGGCGGCCTGAAAGTAGCCTTTAGCAACGGGCTGCAGAAACAGCGCTGCGGGCCCTTCAAAGCGCCAGTCCAGCTGGAATTTGATGGGCGTTGCGGCAAAAGCAGCGGTGGCGCTGGCAAAGCTGCCCAGAGCCAGAATGGATTGCAGAAACAGACGCTTGGTTTGCATGGTGAACTCCCTCTCTTTAGTCAATGAATGGCGCTTGGATTCGTGTGGAGGCTCAGGTCTTCCAGGCCCCCTGGTGTGAGCTGCTGGCTTCCTCAATCAGGGCCGGGCCTATGCATTCGATGGCGTGCGAAGCGGCCTGAAACACGTCGCGGCAGGACAATTCGGCATCCTTCTGATCCAGCCGCTCGCCACGAAACACGCGCAGCCGTTCGGCATCAATGCCATAGACCACGCGGCCAATGGCTGACCAGAAAATGGCGCCCGCACACATCACGCAGGGCTCGGCAGATGAATACAGCGTGGCGCGGGCCAGCTCATCGCGTGAATGCAGGGGGCTGGCCAGGCGAATGGCAGACAGTTCGGCATGGGCCGTGCAGTCACCGCTTTCGCCATTGGCGTTGCTGGCAGCGGCCAGCACGCGCCCATCAGCTGCCACAATCAGCGCGCCAAACGGACGGTTGCCGCGTTCGCGGGCCGTATCGGCCAGTGCAATGGCTTCACGCAGATGGCGGCCATCGGTGTCATTGAGGGTCTGGGCTTGAGGCAGAGACATCGTCTTCTCCCCTCAGGCCTTGAGCATGCGGGCCGCTCTGGCGGGCAGCATGCTGCTGTTGAAAAGGGCATCGGCAGATGGCGTGGTCTTGAGTGCAAAGGTCTGCACCACGCTGTCCACCTGCTGCTCCATCAAGCGCTTGCTGAAGTCGCCAAGCCCGTGGCTTTTCGTATCCGCCGCCGCGACGTACTGCGCAGTGATGGACCAGCGCTCCAGCTCCAGCTTCTCATCCAGAATCGACTCGCGCTGGCGCACGGCGGCAATGCCTGCAGCGGGGTTGGCCAAGCATTCCACAATGGCGCGGTTGGTGGCGCGCAGGAAGGCGGCCACGACTTGCGGCTTCTCGGCAATCAGATTGCTGGACGCCAGGATGGCATTGCCATACAGATGAACGCCCGCATCGCTGTAGCGCAGGATGGAAAGCTCCTCGGGCTTGATGCGCGCAAACAGCGACACGGCCGAGTCATGGAAATAAGTGGCCGCATCCACATCGCCACGCACCATGACGTTGTCGCGGGCCGAGAACTCCGTGGTGGACCAGGCAAACAGATCGGCCGGCAGGCTCTTGCGCCGCGCCACCATGGGCCAGGCACGGCGTGTGGACTCCACGGCGGCGGCGGCCACTTTTTTGCCCTTGAGGCTGGCGAAGTCCGAGGTGATGCCTCTGTCCTTGCGCCCGATGATGACAAACGGCGCCCGGTTGTAGTACTGATAGACGGCCTGCACACGCGGTGTACCGGCGTTTTGCGCATTGAACTCGATCAGCGAACTGATATCGCCCAGACCCATCTGGTAGGCACCGCTGGCGATGCGCGTGATCGAAGCCACCGAGCCAGAGCCCACGTCCAGACTGACATCCAGCCCTTCATCACGGTAGTAGCCGTTTTGCTGCGCCAGAAAGAAAGGTGCCGTCTGACCATTGACACGGAAATCCAGCGTGAATTTCAGCGGAGTCAGCGACTTGCCCTGGGCATGTACCCAGGGCGCAGCGCAAAGAGGCAGGGCAGCAAGGAAATGGCGACGTTGCATGGTGGAACTCTCAGGTCTCTGGCGGCAAAAACACCAGCAGCAGCGCCGCTGGCAGGACATGAGCAATTTCCGGGCGCTGCACAGATGCAGGCTGAACGCTTCTACTCGTAAAGCTATCTAGCAATTGGCGTGCCTGCTTTTTGTTACGCCTTGTCGGGCATCCGCAAGGTGCATGCGCCACGCAGCCGTGCATGGATTCATGCACACCCATGCACCAGATTGAAGCCGCGCACCAAAACCAAGATCGCCACGCCCATGGCAGATGGCTGGCACGCTGTTTGCTGCACTAGTGGCAAGAGTAGAAGCGTTCAGCACGGTGCAGTGGTCGGTTCCGGCCATTAGCTTCGCGGGTCATTGCTCTTGAAGTGGGTGCGGCCGTCGTCGCACCTGATATCCCCGCTTCAGATGCCAGCACCTGCTCACCAGTAGCGCGGGTGTCTGAAGTCATCGCAAGAGAAACTCTTATGCAGACCACGACCAGCCACTCTTACAGCCTTGGCGAACTGGACAAGGAAGCCCGCATGGGCGGACAAGGCGCAGAAACCTCGACGCGCGAAGTTCGCGTCATAGACATCAGCGACTTCGAGCAGCGCAAGCAGGAGATTGCCGACCAGATCTGGAACGCGTCGGTAGAGATCGGCTTCTTCCAGGTTTGTGGCCATGGCATTGCGCAGGCCGATATCGACGCCGCATTCAGCAGGGCTGAGCAGCTGTTTGCACTAGCGCCAGAAACCAAGGCGCAATGGCCTCTGTCGCGCAACGCCGGCTGGGAGCACAAGGCGCAGATTCGCCCCTCCACCCGCACCCCGGACCAGAAAGAGTCTTATCAAGTCACGCGCCCGCGCATGGAAGGTCTGTGGCCCAGCGAGCAGGAGCTGCCCGGCTTTCAGCAAGCAACGCTGGCCTTTGAACACCAGTGCTGGCAAGTGGGCATGCAGCTGCTTTCCTGCTTTACCTACAAGCTGGGCTTTGATGAGGAGTTCTTCACCCGCGCCCACGACCCCGCCGTGCCCAGCTACCAGAGCACGCTGCGCATGCTGCACTACTTTGCGGTGGACCCCGCACTCAAAGATGAGCTGGGCCTGTGGCGCGCAGGCGCGCATACGGACTTTGACTGCCTGACGCTGCTGTTTCAGCGCGCCGGTCAGGGCGGGCTGCAAGTGCTGCCCGGCAAAGAGGCTGATGCCCAACAATGGACACCGGTGGAACCCGTGGATGGCGTCATCACCTGCAATATCGGCGACATGCTGACACGCTGGAGTGACGAC is from Comamonas fluminis and encodes:
- a CDS encoding ABC transporter ATP-binding protein produces the protein MKSSDTESARPFVEFKDVWLAYNEELLQANHFAVEAIDLTVQRGEFIAIVGPSGCGKSTFMKLTTGLKMPSMGRITVDGERVTGPLKISGMAFQSSSLLPWRTTLDNVLLPLEIVEPHRSQFKQKRKEYEARAIELLGKVGLAGYERKFPWQLSGGMQQRASICRALIHEPQMLLLDEPFGALDAFTREELWCILRDLQAEQKFNVILVTHDLRESVFLADTVYVMSKSPGRFVVRRDIDLPRPRDLEVTYTPEFSDIVYELRGHIGALRKSGADAAAIPQ
- a CDS encoding ABC transporter substrate-binding protein, which gives rise to MQTKRLFLQSILALGSFASATAAFAATPIKFQLDWRFEGPAALFLQPVAKGYFQAAGLNVSVDAGSGSGGAIQRVASGSYDMGFADLAALMEFHANNPDVKDKPVAVMMVYNNTPASVMSLKKSGIAKPADLTGKKLGAPVFDAGRRGFPLFAKANKVGDVQWTTMDPPLRETMLVRGDVDAITGFTFTSLLNLEARGVKAADVAVMPFADNGVKLYGNAIIASAKLVRENPDAVRAFLKAFTKGAKEVMANPGAAIAHVKERDGIVNTALETRRLQLAIDTVINTADARAEGFGQVSPTRMALMASQVSDVYATKTRVNPEGVWSGKFLPPAAELDVLPKK
- a CDS encoding ABC transporter permease — translated: MKHQKTAERWAPWLLLLLTIVLWQVICSAFDVSEFIFPSPRAIGHQLYEFAGTIALHAWRTYWVTMAGFGLAIVVGVLLGFLIGSSRLAYAAFYPLMTAFNALPKAAFVPILVVWFGIGAGPAILTAFLISFFPIMVNIATGLATLEPELEDVLRVLGAKRWDVLMKVGLPRSLPYFYGSLKVAITLAFVGTTVSEMTAANEGIGYLLVSAGSSMQMGLAFAGLIVVGAMAMVMYELFNLVEKHTTGWAHRGSQGE
- a CDS encoding phosphoethanolamine transferase encodes the protein MSSSDFASTASGSGRRFFKPRSPQFIAFWLAVWMTATANWALWLRLPSIEGYQGSHAVLALRVIPLVLGAVMLLTSLFAWPRWMKPFWIALLLVAASAQHFMISYGTLMDRGMINNILQTDMRESSDLFNPKLLLELLIVAILPAIWLWKTPIRGAGKVWRNVLRTVMLMVGAAALVGGSIAVSYKDLAPVVRNNLWLRFMINPVNPVLSSAGVFLAPILQKPRPFVSTIEGAALGKSYEAAQKPPLLILVVGETARAKNFSLNGYARDTNPELSRQDVLSWRNATSCGTSTRESVPCMFSSLGREGFYNSKAEHSNLLDVLQAAGLAVLWVDNQAGCKGVCKRIPMADTADRVNTPEGKALCAADGECLDGMLLVGLEERITQLDPARRAKGVVLAMHQMGSHGPAYYKRSTPDLKAFKPECETNALSSCPQENVVNVYDNSIRYTDHFLAQTISWLKTQQDQFETGMFYMSDHGESLGEMGVYLHGMPYSMAPADQKHVPMILWPGTLGARTHVDASCLRKELDKPVSHDNLYHTILGLVDVSTPTYKPALDALKGCRGAG
- a CDS encoding isopenicillin N synthase family dioxygenase, which encodes MQTTTSHSYSLGELDKEARMGGQGAETSTREVRVIDISDFEQRKQEIADQIWNASVEIGFFQVCGHGIAQADIDAAFSRAEQLFALAPETKAQWPLSRNAGWEHKAQIRPSTRTPDQKESYQVTRPRMEGLWPSEQELPGFQQATLAFEHQCWQVGMQLLSCFTYKLGFDEEFFTRAHDPAVPSYQSTLRMLHYFAVDPALKDELGLWRAGAHTDFDCLTLLFQRAGQGGLQVLPGKEADAQQWTPVEPVDGVITCNIGDMLTRWSDDQLPSNFHRVRNPQPHEYQGARYSLAFFCQANEDAVIEGPAQKYPPITGAEYLRQRISANFSNRY
- a CDS encoding nucleoside deaminase, which codes for MSLPQAQTLNDTDGRHLREAIALADTARERGNRPFGALIVAADGRVLAAASNANGESGDCTAHAELSAIRLASPLHSRDELARATLYSSAEPCVMCAGAIFWSAIGRVVYGIDAERLRVFRGERLDQKDAELSCRDVFQAASHAIECIGPALIEEASSSHQGAWKT
- a CDS encoding ABC transporter substrate-binding protein → MQRRHFLAALPLCAAPWVHAQGKSLTPLKFTLDFRVNGQTAPFFLAQQNGYYRDEGLDVSLDVGSGSVASITRIASGAYQMGLGDISSLIEFNAQNAGTPRVQAVYQYYNRAPFVIIGRKDRGITSDFASLKGKKVAAAAVESTRRAWPMVARRKSLPADLFAWSTTEFSARDNVMVRGDVDAATYFHDSAVSLFARIKPEELSILRYSDAGVHLYGNAILASSNLIAEKPQVVAAFLRATNRAIVECLANPAAGIAAVRQRESILDEKLELERWSITAQYVAAADTKSHGLGDFSKRLMEQQVDSVVQTFALKTTPSADALFNSSMLPARAARMLKA